The proteins below are encoded in one region of Flavobacterium sp. IMCC34852:
- a CDS encoding helix-turn-helix domain-containing protein, whose amino-acid sequence MKLHIKNMVCSRCKIVVKSVFENMGINPVSVDLGEVELKNDIQEIQKNELLKKLHAVGFDLIDDRKSKTIDKIKTLIIDLVQNKNNHLKTNLSEFLFQELHQDYNTLSNLFSEVENTTIEKYFINLKIEKVKELIIYDELSLSQIAYSLNYSSVSHLSNQFKKVTGFSPTHFKNIKTIKRKQIEDL is encoded by the coding sequence ATGAAGCTACACATTAAAAATATGGTATGCAGCCGCTGCAAGATAGTAGTAAAATCTGTATTTGAAAATATGGGCATCAATCCTGTTTCAGTTGATTTAGGTGAAGTTGAATTGAAAAATGACATTCAGGAAATCCAAAAAAACGAATTATTAAAAAAGCTTCATGCTGTAGGCTTTGATTTGATTGATGATAGGAAAAGCAAAACTATCGATAAGATTAAAACATTGATTATTGATTTGGTTCAAAATAAAAACAATCATTTAAAAACAAATCTATCCGAGTTTCTATTCCAAGAGCTACACCAAGACTATAATACCTTGAGCAACCTCTTTTCCGAAGTAGAAAACACAACAATTGAAAAATACTTCATTAATCTGAAAATTGAGAAAGTAAAAGAGTTGATCATCTATGATGAATTATCCCTAAGCCAAATAGCTTACTCTTTAAACTATAGTAGCGTTTCACATTTAAGTAATCAATTCAAAAAAGTAACCGGCTTTTCACCAACACACTTTAAGAATATAAAAACCATTAAACGAAAGCAAATCGAAGACTTATAA
- a CDS encoding HlyD family efflux transporter periplasmic adaptor subunit: MNKYIKYGLILGIIAIIGSAIYFYVIKPEVHDASSHQNVVYTCSMHPQIIRDKPGNCPICGMTLVKKVIDNHAIEDYNIENVIKPTDNFVVGKFQTITAIDSTLSGEINLPGTVAYDPNSAVNIAAKISGRIEKIYVNFKYQRINKGQKLFDLYSPELLTEQENFIYLLSNDIDNSSIIEASKQKLLLYGMTQNQISALANSKKANPKIAIYSPSNGIVIGSETMVTPSNSAMQSMNNSTEKLELKEGNYVKKGEVVFKLVNTDKVWGVFNITQESSSFIEVNQAIKITSELNAEESIEAKINFIETQFNATDKTNRIRVYLNNNTLKLPIGLRLQGIIKTRSISGLWIQKNALVSTGNKKIVFVKSHNGFKATPVKTGFELNGYIQIIKGISVSDTIAKNAQYLIDSESFIKTE; this comes from the coding sequence ATGAATAAGTATATAAAATATGGTTTGATTCTAGGTATAATAGCAATAATCGGTTCTGCTATTTATTTCTATGTCATAAAACCTGAAGTACATGACGCAAGCTCTCATCAAAACGTTGTCTATACCTGTTCAATGCATCCGCAAATTATTAGAGATAAACCTGGAAACTGCCCTATTTGCGGAATGACTTTAGTAAAAAAAGTAATTGACAATCATGCTATTGAAGATTATAATATTGAAAATGTCATCAAGCCAACAGATAACTTTGTAGTGGGTAAATTTCAAACTATAACAGCAATAGATTCAACTTTAAGTGGTGAAATCAATCTTCCTGGCACTGTCGCTTATGACCCAAATTCAGCGGTAAATATTGCAGCAAAAATAAGTGGCCGAATTGAAAAAATATATGTGAATTTTAAATACCAACGAATTAATAAAGGACAAAAATTATTTGATTTATATAGCCCTGAACTTTTAACTGAGCAAGAAAACTTTATTTATTTACTTTCAAATGATATTGATAACAGCTCAATTATTGAGGCATCAAAACAAAAGTTGTTGCTTTACGGTATGACTCAAAATCAAATAAGTGCTTTAGCTAATTCAAAAAAAGCCAATCCTAAAATAGCCATTTACAGTCCTTCTAATGGAATTGTCATAGGGTCAGAAACAATGGTTACTCCATCAAATTCTGCAATGCAAAGTATGAATAACAGTACTGAAAAACTTGAGTTAAAAGAAGGAAACTATGTCAAAAAAGGAGAAGTTGTGTTTAAATTAGTAAATACTGATAAAGTTTGGGGAGTATTCAACATTACTCAGGAAAGCAGCAGTTTTATTGAAGTCAATCAAGCCATTAAAATAACTTCTGAACTCAATGCTGAAGAATCAATAGAAGCGAAAATAAATTTTATTGAAACACAATTTAATGCTACCGACAAAACCAATAGAATTAGGGTTTATTTAAACAACAATACACTCAAATTGCCGATAGGTTTGAGATTGCAAGGTATTATAAAAACACGGTCAATTAGCGGTCTTTGGATACAAAAAAACGCATTGGTAAGTACAGGTAATAAAAAAATTGTTTTTGTTAAATCTCACAATGGTTTTAAAGCAACACCGGTAAAAACAGGGTTTGAACTGAACGGTTATATTCAAATCATTAAAGGTATTTCTGTTAGTGATACTATTGCAAAAAATGCACAATATTTAATCGATAGCGAAAGCTTTATTAAAACGGAGTAA
- a CDS encoding heavy metal translocating P-type ATPase yields MIHTYSITGMTCDGCRSKVEKALNTIDGIEAKVSLSPPVAIITMDKHIPTSKLQEALTTVGKYTIEMSNDKTTEDTTTNESAAKSCCSTHEHNYKKEAVIPTNAAGKYYCPMHCEGEKVYDKAGDCPVCGMDLVKAPELTVNKTLYTCPMHPEVISETPGSCPICGMDLVPMEPSESEDQRTYKDLVKKMKIAVVFTVPIFAIAMIEMAHNNPLLQLMDADKWNWVQLILSLPVVFYACWVFFVRAWKSIITWNLNMFTLIGIGTGVAFLFSLVGMFFPDIFPSEFKTEHGTVLLYFEATTVILTLVLLGQLLEARAHSQTSGAIKELLKLAPTEATLVIDGGDKVISIHDIKKGDLLRVKPGDKIPVDGKITDGESSIDEAMITGEPIPVDKKKGDNVISGTINGNKSFVMVAEKVGSETLLSQIVQMVNDASRSRAPIQKLADSISKYFVPIVVIISVITFFVWTKFGPEPALVYGFINAIAVLIIACPCALGLATPMSVMVGVGKGAQSGVLIKNAEALENMNKVNVLITDKTGTITEGKPSVEKIYASNNNDNELLQSIASLNQHSEHPLAQAVVNYAKSKSIVLIEVKDFEAVAGKGVTGTVTGKKVALGNKKLMEQVKATVAADLESKIITEQKLGKTVSYIAIDGIAVGFVSITDAIKTSSKDAIKELMRQGVEVIMMTGDNVNTAKAVADELGLASYKAGCLPEDKLKEIKRLQAEGKIVAMAGDGINDAPALAQANIGIAMGTGTDVAIESAKITLVKGDLQGIVKAKNLSHAVMRNIKQNLFFAFFYNVLGVPIAAGVLYPVFGILLSPMIAALAMSFSSVSVIINALRLRGLKL; encoded by the coding sequence ATGATACATACTTACAGCATTACCGGAATGACTTGCGATGGTTGTCGCTCTAAAGTCGAGAAAGCATTGAATACTATTGATGGTATTGAAGCAAAAGTTTCATTAAGCCCACCAGTGGCCATAATTACTATGGACAAACACATTCCAACATCAAAGTTGCAGGAAGCACTGACGACTGTTGGAAAATACACCATAGAAATGAGCAATGATAAAACTACAGAAGATACTACAACTAATGAATCCGCTGCAAAGTCATGTTGTTCTACTCATGAGCATAATTATAAAAAAGAGGCTGTTATACCAACCAACGCCGCTGGTAAATATTATTGCCCAATGCATTGCGAAGGCGAAAAAGTCTATGACAAAGCGGGCGATTGTCCTGTGTGTGGAATGGATCTAGTCAAAGCACCTGAACTAACCGTAAACAAGACACTATATACTTGTCCAATGCATCCCGAAGTAATTAGTGAAACTCCGGGTTCCTGTCCTATATGCGGTATGGATTTAGTACCAATGGAACCAAGCGAAAGCGAAGACCAAAGGACTTATAAAGATTTGGTTAAGAAAATGAAAATAGCAGTTGTGTTTACAGTTCCCATTTTCGCCATTGCCATGATTGAAATGGCACACAATAATCCTTTATTGCAACTAATGGATGCGGACAAATGGAACTGGGTACAGCTTATTTTATCTCTTCCTGTTGTTTTTTATGCCTGTTGGGTATTTTTTGTCCGCGCCTGGAAATCAATTATTACTTGGAATCTGAATATGTTCACACTCATCGGAATTGGAACGGGAGTGGCATTTTTATTTAGTTTAGTCGGAATGTTTTTTCCGGATATTTTTCCAAGTGAATTCAAAACAGAACACGGAACTGTATTATTATACTTTGAAGCAACAACAGTTATTCTGACTTTAGTTTTGTTAGGACAATTACTCGAAGCAAGGGCACACAGCCAAACCAGCGGAGCTATCAAAGAATTATTAAAACTTGCGCCAACTGAAGCTACTTTGGTTATTGATGGCGGTGATAAAGTAATATCAATCCACGACATCAAAAAAGGCGATTTATTGAGGGTAAAACCCGGAGATAAAATTCCGGTTGACGGAAAAATAACCGATGGTGAAAGTAGTATCGATGAAGCCATGATTACCGGCGAACCAATACCTGTTGATAAGAAGAAAGGCGATAACGTAATTTCCGGAACAATAAACGGAAACAAATCTTTTGTAATGGTTGCCGAAAAAGTGGGTTCAGAAACCCTGCTTTCTCAAATCGTGCAAATGGTTAATGATGCTTCACGTTCCAGAGCACCAATTCAAAAGTTAGCAGATAGTATATCCAAATACTTTGTGCCAATTGTGGTTATCATATCAGTAATAACATTTTTTGTTTGGACAAAATTTGGTCCCGAACCGGCCTTAGTCTATGGTTTTATAAATGCAATTGCTGTATTAATCATAGCCTGTCCTTGTGCTCTGGGTCTGGCAACTCCCATGTCAGTAATGGTTGGTGTTGGCAAAGGAGCACAATCAGGCGTTTTAATAAAGAATGCCGAAGCTTTAGAGAACATGAATAAGGTTAATGTTTTAATTACCGATAAAACTGGTACCATCACCGAAGGAAAACCATCTGTCGAAAAAATTTATGCATCCAACAACAATGATAACGAACTATTGCAAAGTATCGCTTCTTTAAATCAACATAGCGAACACCCATTAGCACAGGCTGTTGTCAATTATGCTAAATCAAAATCCATTGTTTTAATCGAGGTAAAAGATTTTGAAGCTGTTGCCGGTAAAGGAGTTACAGGAACAGTTACCGGTAAAAAAGTAGCATTGGGTAATAAAAAATTAATGGAACAAGTCAAAGCAACAGTCGCTGCCGATTTAGAAAGCAAAATCATTACCGAACAAAAATTAGGTAAAACCGTTTCATACATTGCTATTGATGGCATTGCAGTTGGTTTTGTATCAATAACAGACGCCATTAAAACCTCCAGCAAAGATGCCATAAAAGAGTTAATGCGCCAAGGTGTCGAAGTAATCATGATGACTGGTGACAATGTCAATACAGCCAAAGCAGTTGCAGATGAATTGGGATTAGCTTCATACAAAGCAGGATGCTTACCCGAAGATAAACTCAAAGAGATTAAAAGATTACAAGCTGAAGGCAAAATTGTGGCCATGGCAGGTGATGGCATTAATGATGCTCCGGCCTTAGCACAAGCCAACATAGGAATTGCTATGGGAACAGGAACAGATGTAGCTATCGAGAGTGCCAAAATAACTCTGGTCAAAGGCGATTTACAGGGTATCGTAAAAGCCAAGAATTTAAGCCATGCTGTTATGAGAAATATTAAACAAAATCTATTTTTTGCCTTTTTCTATAATGTACTTGGTGTCCCAATTGCAGCTGGTGTGTTATATCCGGTTTTCGGAATTTTACTATCTCCTATGATTGCAGCTTTGGCAATGTCTTTCAGCTCCGTATCTGTTATTATCAATGCCTTGAGACTAAGAGGTTTAAAACTATAA
- a CDS encoding efflux RND transporter periplasmic adaptor subunit: protein MKNLNQIGIFLLLSLIFTACNSSKKEDHSQHENKKEDHSQHDKNKETTFYTCSMDPQVKEDKPGKCPICHMELTPIKQDDSEVNQISLSKQQIQLGNITTQVIGQTQNNLEQNYTGVLTFNQEKSKTFSSKAMGRIEKLYFKSTGDYLSKNQPVFQLYSEDIAIAKQDYYTAFKQLEMPGNFGKNAKNIMNAAKQKLLFYGLSNTQIENIKSNKDVSPYTTFYSTVSGTVSEISTAEGSYIMEGEPIIKVTDLNKLWLETQVNINYFKSLKIGQIATITFVDFPDKSISAKISFINPEINPETRLLLIRFEIPNQNLILKPGMQAIAKLMISGGKGIYIPTDAVIREENASYIWVEKKPGVYENLMVETGIETNGLIEIKTKIANGQKVVITGAYAINSEYKFRKGSNPMEGMKM, encoded by the coding sequence ATGAAAAATTTAAATCAAATAGGCATCTTTTTATTGCTTTCCCTAATATTTACAGCTTGTAATTCTTCTAAAAAAGAAGACCATTCTCAGCATGAGAATAAAAAAGAAGACCACTCTCAACATGATAAAAATAAAGAAACTACTTTTTATACATGTTCTATGGATCCTCAAGTAAAAGAAGATAAACCCGGCAAGTGTCCTATTTGCCACATGGAGTTAACACCCATAAAACAGGATGATAGTGAGGTTAACCAAATAAGTTTAAGTAAACAACAAATTCAACTTGGTAATATCACAACTCAAGTTATAGGACAAACACAAAACAATTTAGAACAAAACTACACAGGTGTTTTAACATTCAATCAAGAAAAATCTAAAACCTTTTCTTCAAAAGCAATGGGTAGAATTGAAAAATTATATTTCAAATCCACTGGTGATTACCTATCCAAAAACCAGCCTGTCTTTCAATTATACAGTGAGGATATTGCAATAGCAAAACAAGACTATTATACAGCATTTAAACAACTGGAAATGCCCGGTAATTTTGGAAAAAACGCAAAAAATATAATGAATGCCGCCAAACAAAAACTCTTATTCTATGGTTTGTCCAATACTCAAATTGAGAATATTAAAAGTAATAAAGATGTTTCCCCATATACCACATTTTATAGCACTGTCAGCGGCACAGTTTCAGAAATAAGTACTGCTGAAGGAAGCTATATCATGGAAGGCGAACCAATCATCAAAGTAACTGATTTGAATAAACTCTGGCTTGAAACACAAGTTAATATCAACTACTTCAAAAGCCTCAAAATAGGCCAAATTGCTACAATAACATTTGTCGATTTCCCTGATAAATCAATAAGCGCTAAAATCTCATTTATCAATCCTGAAATAAACCCGGAAACCCGTTTACTTTTGATTCGATTTGAAATACCAAATCAAAATCTAATTTTAAAACCGGGAATGCAGGCCATTGCAAAATTGATGATTTCCGGCGGTAAAGGAATATACATTCCCACCGATGCAGTAATTAGAGAAGAAAACGCATCCTACATCTGGGTAGAAAAAAAACCGGGTGTTTATGAAAATCTAATGGTAGAAACAGGAATTGAAACTAATGGACTGATAGAAATCAAAACAAAAATTGCCAATGGTCAAAAAGTAGTGATAACGGGTGCCTATGCCATCAATAGCGAATATAAATTCCGCAAAGGCAGTAACCCGATGGAAGGAATGAAAATGTAA
- a CDS encoding DUF3347 domain-containing protein, with protein MKTLFLTAFLAITIVSCNNKAKETETNATETQAGSNELFACPMHPEVTGKKGEKCSKCGMELTEPVAQGQPAHDSTHDDAAQPTADETAANATSAFSTDEIIANYLKIKNALTKDDANGAATAGKELYKTFNSADASGLTAAQKKEYTDIAGDAKEHAEHIGDNAGKIAHQREHFAILSKDINDLIKLLGSNKKLYQDHCPMYDDGKGAIWISESKEIKNPYYGSKMLTCGSLKKTL; from the coding sequence ATGAAAACACTTTTTTTAACAGCTTTTTTAGCGATAACAATAGTATCGTGTAACAATAAAGCTAAAGAAACAGAAACCAATGCAACAGAAACCCAAGCAGGTTCAAACGAATTATTCGCCTGTCCAATGCACCCTGAAGTAACAGGAAAAAAAGGAGAAAAATGCTCCAAATGTGGTATGGAATTAACAGAGCCGGTTGCACAAGGTCAGCCGGCCCATGATAGCACCCATGATGATGCGGCTCAACCCACAGCTGATGAAACTGCAGCAAATGCAACATCTGCATTCTCTACCGACGAAATCATTGCAAACTATCTAAAAATCAAGAATGCACTCACCAAAGATGATGCAAACGGTGCTGCCACCGCAGGTAAAGAATTGTATAAAACGTTCAATTCCGCTGACGCATCCGGTTTAACGGCTGCCCAGAAAAAGGAATATACAGACATTGCTGGCGATGCTAAGGAACATGCTGAGCATATCGGAGACAACGCAGGAAAAATAGCCCATCAACGTGAACATTTTGCAATACTAAGTAAAGACATCAATGATTTAATAAAACTTTTAGGCTCAAACAAAAAATTGTATCAAGACCATTGTCCAATGTATGACGACGGTAAAGGCGCTATTTGGATCAGCGAATCCAAAGAAATCAAAAATCCATATTATGGCTCTAAGATGCTTACTTGTGGTAGTTTGAAAAAAACGTTATAA
- a CDS encoding DUF2911 domain-containing protein: MKKNILLSFMLLQSVILSAQDKVQIRVTAASPAASYEQEVGSAKIKISYSRPLVRGRKIFGELVPFDKLWRTGASDCTVITTSEDISFGNNVLKTGSYSIFTIPSINEWTIIINTDTTLHGETGYDEKKDVMRFKVPVEKSTNFYETFTIDLNDINSKGEAFLKILWENTMVKIPIKSQEDDTIVALIDQHIIKGKTQDANLLFQAANYYYSTNRDYKQAIIWLLEAEKLNPENFYYPNLRQKIASELKDYTNAIAAAKRAIALADKEKMKTTIETLNKRIADWEILLKK; this comes from the coding sequence ATGAAAAAAAACATCCTATTAAGCTTTATGCTTTTGCAATCTGTAATACTGTCAGCACAAGACAAAGTTCAAATTAGAGTAACTGCAGCTAGCCCTGCAGCATCGTATGAGCAAGAAGTGGGTAGCGCAAAAATAAAAATTTCATATAGCAGACCTTTAGTCAGAGGACGAAAAATATTTGGGGAGTTAGTACCATTTGATAAACTTTGGCGAACAGGGGCAAGTGATTGTACTGTAATAACTACTTCCGAAGATATTTCATTTGGCAACAATGTATTAAAAACAGGTAGTTACTCAATATTCACAATTCCTTCAATCAATGAGTGGACTATTATCATCAACACAGACACCACTTTACATGGCGAGACTGGTTATGATGAAAAAAAGGATGTAATGCGTTTCAAAGTCCCTGTCGAAAAAAGCACTAACTTCTATGAAACATTTACAATCGATTTAAATGACATCAACAGTAAGGGTGAAGCATTCCTGAAAATACTTTGGGAAAATACGATGGTTAAAATACCAATAAAAAGCCAAGAAGATGATACGATAGTAGCATTGATAGACCAACATATCATAAAAGGAAAAACCCAGGATGCCAATTTATTGTTTCAGGCAGCTAATTATTATTACAGCACAAATAGAGATTATAAACAGGCAATAATTTGGCTTTTGGAAGCAGAAAAATTGAACCCTGAAAATTTCTATTACCCAAATTTAAGACAAAAAATAGCATCCGAATTAAAAGATTACACTAATGCAATAGCAGCAGCAAAAAGAGCGATTGCTTTAGCTGATAAGGAAAAAATGAAAACTACCATCGAGACACTAAATAAGCGAATTGCGGATTGGGAAATATTGTTAAAAAAATAA
- a CDS encoding heme-binding domain-containing protein: MKRRLKKVGIVLFLVLIAIQFYQPALNQNPGQDYTNDFLVTTDAPTNISKLIKTSCYDCHSNNTQYLWYDYIQPARMFVETHITDGKKELNFNEFGSYSNRKQQSKLEAIGKQIKSDEMPLTSYTLLHRDAIINEVQKQELITWINSIKQNSLSEK, from the coding sequence ATGAAAAGAAGATTAAAGAAAGTAGGTATAGTACTTTTTTTGGTATTGATAGCAATACAATTCTATCAGCCTGCCCTGAATCAAAATCCAGGGCAGGATTATACAAATGATTTTCTGGTCACGACCGATGCACCAACAAATATTTCAAAACTAATAAAGACATCTTGTTACGATTGCCATAGTAATAACACCCAGTATCTCTGGTATGATTACATTCAACCAGCTAGAATGTTTGTAGAAACACATATTACTGATGGGAAAAAAGAGTTAAATTTTAATGAGTTTGGCAGTTATTCAAATCGAAAGCAGCAAAGTAAACTAGAAGCCATCGGTAAACAAATTAAATCGGATGAAATGCCATTAACTTCATATACCCTATTACATCGCGATGCAATAATTAATGAAGTCCAAAAACAGGAATTAATAACCTGGATTAATTCAATAAAACAAAACAGTTTATCTGAAAAATAA
- a CDS encoding GDCCVxC domain-containing (seleno)protein, with translation MYNGKSVELKSKITCPHCGHKKEEMMPTDACQFFYECENCKKIVKPKQGDCCVYCSYGTVKCPPIQSGEKCC, from the coding sequence ATGTACAACGGTAAATCAGTAGAACTGAAATCAAAAATAACATGTCCACATTGCGGTCACAAAAAAGAAGAAATGATGCCTACTGATGCTTGTCAATTCTTCTATGAATGCGAAAACTGTAAAAAAATAGTGAAACCTAAACAAGGTGATTGTTGTGTTTATTGCAGCTATGGCACTGTAAAATGTCCACCTATTCAATCAGGTGAAAAGTGCTGCTAA
- a CDS encoding TolC family protein, which yields MLKNKYHIVLSILILSFTTANAQVVSLENILNTIKTDNPQLKMYDADIQSMDAAAKGAKSWMAPQVETGFFMTPYNTKMWKADDMSPGMGSYMIGVSQMIPNSKKQNAEYKYMNAMSSVEKENKNYTLNQLYAIAKTNYYQWLVLNKKVKVANDNLLLLKYMIKSMEIRYQYNMDKLPTYYKAKSQYNELESMIIMLQNDISQKRIMLNTLMSRDKNMVFEIEEAFELKEYNSQLLDTSSISKNRSDINAIKRTMEVNQLKIDAEKSKFLPEFGVKYDHMFAFGQQPQQFSLMGMMTIPMPWSTKMNKANISSFQIKNESLNWQKQMILNETVGMISGMNTELSNLNKQYNISEKSIIPSLRKNYDTAVLAWQNNTGDLFIVLDAWEALNMAQMDALDKLQSILNTQVEIEKQLEIK from the coding sequence ATGTTAAAGAATAAATACCATATCGTTTTAAGCATTCTGATTTTGAGCTTTACAACGGCTAATGCACAGGTAGTTTCGTTGGAAAATATTTTGAACACAATCAAAACCGATAATCCACAGCTAAAAATGTATGATGCCGATATCCAAAGTATGGATGCTGCTGCAAAAGGGGCTAAAAGCTGGATGGCACCTCAAGTAGAAACCGGTTTTTTTATGACGCCCTACAATACCAAAATGTGGAAAGCAGATGATATGAGTCCTGGCATGGGCAGTTATATGATTGGAGTCTCACAAATGATTCCCAATTCAAAAAAACAAAATGCCGAATACAAGTATATGAACGCAATGTCATCTGTTGAAAAAGAAAACAAAAATTACACTTTAAATCAGCTTTATGCTATAGCCAAGACAAATTATTATCAATGGCTTGTACTAAACAAAAAAGTCAAAGTGGCCAATGATAACTTACTACTCTTAAAATACATGATAAAAAGCATGGAAATAAGATACCAGTACAATATGGATAAACTCCCCACTTATTATAAAGCAAAATCTCAATATAATGAGTTAGAAAGTATGATTATAATGCTTCAGAATGATATTTCACAAAAAAGAATTATGCTCAACACTCTAATGTCAAGAGATAAAAATATGGTGTTTGAAATTGAAGAAGCATTCGAACTAAAGGAATACAATTCACAACTATTGGACACCTCATCAATTTCCAAAAACAGAAGTGATATAAATGCCATCAAAAGAACCATGGAAGTAAACCAACTGAAAATTGATGCAGAAAAATCAAAATTTCTACCCGAATTTGGAGTTAAATATGACCACATGTTTGCTTTTGGACAACAGCCACAGCAATTCTCACTAATGGGCATGATGACTATCCCCATGCCTTGGTCAACAAAAATGAACAAAGCCAATATCAGTAGCTTTCAAATTAAAAATGAAAGTCTCAATTGGCAAAAACAAATGATTTTAAATGAAACAGTTGGAATGATTTCGGGCATGAATACAGAGCTTTCTAACCTCAATAAACAATACAATATCTCCGAAAAAAGCATCATCCCTTCATTGCGCAAAAATTATGATACCGCCGTTTTGGCTTGGCAAAATAACACTGGTGATTTGTTCATTGTCTTAGACGCATGGGAAGCTTTGAACATGGCCCAAATGGACGCTCTCGACAAATTGCAGTCCATACTAAACACTCAGGTCGAAATCGAAAAACAACTCGAAATTAAGTAA